aatattaaaatatttatacttgtgtttattttaatatcaatatgaaaatgtttataaCTGGTAAAATATCATACCATATTTGTTTCCGAGgcttgaattttattaaattttaaaacgcACCAATTAATTTAACACGTGCTTTTATTTAGTGCCAAATTTTGTtcgatttttatacattttaaatcaaTTTTTGTTAGTGAATAATTTTGAgtcttaacaaattaaatactcaGTATAGAGCATAGCATTAAAGTAAAGTAACAATTAATATACATGGCACAATAACAGAAAAGGTACCTAACTGCGGTTGGGGCCTTtacccgtggaacgtcacatttatttataaaagtaactGAAATGATTTTGGACTAGGGCGACTGCAATGTGGCTGTTTGCgtgaggctacggtgacagctggcttagactccatctttaggaatattatatatatgaattGGCCCCTCTTAACAATAAGACTTGCCTTGTTTATTTCTGATTTGTTAAGAGTGACCAATAAGTATAGCAGTCACCCTATAGCATTCAGTGTTCTAGGtcttcctttatttatttagtcttcCTTTTAAAGCAAAGGTCacagaaaatattaatttaagaaACGATTAGAAGCATTAGTGTGCAGTTCTTTTCGTATACATGTGTATGAAAACAGAAATTTATGAACACAAAACTGATACCTAATGACTTGTTTACTTGCCTCTGTGTAGTCTGTATCGACTGTATCTATAgggcatggcacactgcgtccGATTCGAACGTCGCGTATatcgttgtctcgctcaaacttcgaAGCGTCGCGCGAACCggacgcagtgtgccatgcccctATATTGTGAACCAGAGGTAGTGACCATACACTTTATCAAATGCACAATATATTGCTCAAATATTAGAATTTCTTGTATGTACGAGTACATATATTTCTGCTGTAACTAACTATATGTTTGCCATAACGTGCCAGATACAGTagcataaatataatacatagtaccgccaaccggggtgaatatttcaattcaaatatactttattcatgtaggcctagcaacaagcacttatgaatagtaagaatagggacaaaactaaaaatgtaattaacgtgtaatttctaaaaaaaaaatacctacacaaagTGATACAAAATCTcctattattttcaatcgaatGATAAAATTagtgtaggtatttttatattcaaCCCAGCcttccctattcaccccggtgACGGTATATAATTTAAGACGCAGTAcagttaaatacatattaaaagtgttAATACGTTCGGGCCGCTGACTCAAAGACTTATTCTTACGTAACTTTCACCCGAAAGAAATTATACTTAAAATTGCTTAAAGTATTGTAAAttactgctctaggttaaattAAATACCACAATAGCGCCATACGATCTACTTCAGCTGTATAATTTACATCGCAAATAATGTACTCtactttaaatatgtttaaaaataaagtttactttttttgcattttcaattCTAGAGAAGTATTTGTATTCGCATTTCCCGacaggtagagaatgccttatgacGTTCACTCTATGTATCTCTGTGTACAGTTGAAATAGATAAAATCTGGTAGTGAAATTCAGGAGGCACCGAACGTGTTACAACTAATTTAGCTTCCCAAAACGTCCGCTAGATGTAGTGAGTAGACAtgaaatgtaatgttttgaaccATTTTATTGATCCACTGCCaacttttgtaataaataacaatagattttaattatttactgtaaCTTTTATACACGATTCCATGAAATAGACTTCAGTTAGCATTTTTAAACGTATGTGTAACCTTTTATgtgtatttatatgtacatataacatTAACACTGTATTTGttcttatatataataaaaatgtttagtacCGAATCAGTTTTTAGTGACTACCGTTATTTTAAGTTGCACCTCTCCTGATGATGCTAACCGGAGAACAAGGCTTTTGATATGTGTATTCTTGCCATCAAAATCATAGCTTATATAGCCCGTAGTCGCAACAtttcattaattataaaattttattatgtcTCGCTTCGCTTTACTCGCAGGCCAAGCAATAAGaaggtatagagggaaatgcttagAACACAATGTttacctcctaactagtccaaagttacgaagtcaaaaattgtgaTCCAAGCATTTCCTTCTATACCTGGTTTGGCTCTATAATGGTTTGGTTATATTATTTTGAGTCGCTTGTTCAGAACTCAAAATCAGCATAAAAACCGTTTGTCGatgtaattacttttttattagggTAAGGTAAACGTCTCAGTGCCTGGCATGCTAATGCGGCGTCCATAGGCAAccaagactgcttaccatcaggcgggccgtatggttgtttgtcaccgacatagtatttaatttttttttttatacatttacacttACACACCGcccttttgtatttttttcgtaaagcATTTTTCTGCTGTCAGACGCAAGCAAGGCTAGACTCACGATTTAAAGTGGCGAGCACTCGCACATTTACCTTAACTTCCAGCATTTTCCTTTTTAATCGGGTAATTTTGGGCAAATAAAtgaaacattaatattttttcttaaatttatttagacTATACACGATTGCCTATCAATTTGTGAAAAATGTCACATCATACATAAATTCATAatgttaaatacaataaatgcaGAAGAATGAACAGTCTTTATCAAATACATGTCttgtcattttatatttttacatctGCTAAGTACATTTTTGTGAaagttacaataatattttgagcgtaatttttaaatggttaTTAAACGTGGATAGGTTTATAAATAGTATTGTTATTGGATTAATCTCttattgatataaaataatacggtTAAATTATCCTACCTGAAGTTGAAATCATTAATAGTAAAGGAATCATAcgtttttacattataaattaattgtCATTGGATTAACTCGCGCGGGGCCCCAGTTTTCGTAAGCACGCCAGACCCTGAAAccaaaataaagtttaataattaGATAATTAGTAAGCTAAGATTCGAACTTAAAGATACGACAAACATTTaataaagatacgatatggattacaatgacaatgtcaaaagtgacgtttctttaaacaaaaacgtcacttttgagactgacatttttaatatttattgcacaccttAGTTTAcagggaaataaaaaaaaaactcgttttcaTGTAAACGGCAACGAAATTGGTCCATCCGTTGGaaagctacgatgccacaggcAGATCTAGACTGAATGAAACTACAGCGTCCACTACTTGTCACTAGAGGGCGCTAGTAGTCGTGAACCTAAACATACCTGCTCCTGGTACTCGGCCCGTGAGAGCCAGAAGTTGTCCCTGTTCTTGCAGACCTCGGCCAGCACGGCGCCGCCGATGAACACCATGTCCTTGCGCCGCGGCGGGTCTTCTATGCGGATCTTGAACTTCTGCAAGTATAACGTAATCAGAGCGTAAGACGGACAAAACGAAATGGGGCTTTTGTTTACCAAATTTAACCTCAAACGTAGTGATAATtaacttttcatcacacttgctcgaaaaagatcttatttcatgcagatatactaaaggacaaaggcctatattgttctcgtgggagttatggattgtaaaaaaagccATAACtcccaagtagcataaatgagttttacttttaaaatacggatgtttataatttaatatttttgtttatatttaaaattatttaatttgattaatttaacagccgtttaaaatattttaacatcaatttcaatcgtggctgaatgccgaataggtctgtgccttcgatgcctaacctgtcaagaaattacaaaatggcggacgaatgttggATATGTCACTATCTTAAATacgcttaaaatttagtattttcttcgtgtgatgaaaaacattgtgtgtaactctgggggttttgcaaactcgggtctttaatcccctccagcctgcggctgtcgcgAATTACCACACTTGTgcccaaaatttcacttaccccccgcgttgcacaatgtactattttttaccGAAATGCTAGGGTTCCTATGGTATCTAATATTAATATGTAGATGGTTACTCAGATTTGACTTTGGAGGAAAAAaattaccactacttttgaggtatacaatacatttctaaaatCTGAAAACATCAGACTAGTCACATTCAGTACTAATCAATAGGACGGTTCCTTCAGATGCCCGAGGgacaaactgtccagaaatagaaGCCCCGCGTAGCAGATACAATACAATGGTTTAACACAATATATATCCAAACTACTTGATAGGGAATTaggcagtgttgtcacatctaccaactttttggtagatctacctattttgcctgcgttctacctatctacctcccgcggcctgaaatctacctatttttcaaaatggtacaattgtaagcaattctcaatacatgtgacggaacattacttaatatctaccgaatttagattcgatgtaatgaaaacttgccaaaaaaccagattatacaagcaggttcATTAACTACAAACAATCAAATCCtaacttttgtttcaatttttttaataaacacgtgtactaacatcacaatataaaaaactaataaataatttgaaaatttttatacacatttttaatcataaaaatgtacttgtacacatttttaataataaaaatgtccttgtacacattttttatcataaaaatgtatttgctATTGAGTGGTAAcatctacctatttttgtacCCTTTTCTACCACTTCGGAAAAATAGTATGTGGCAACTATTAGAGATCCACAGCCAAGGTGGACTGGGTTCAGCCATTGATACTTTGTTTCATGTTATTATGTGGGCCAATCCCGGCGGCACTGCAATGCCGGGCCGACCCGTGACGGGAGTGGAGCGAGCCCCGAACATCCCGTCGGTTTACAAAAATCAGTTTAATATACTGGTCCCTCAGTGAGGGAACTTTCAGATATTAAGCTGAAAAGAACAGATACTACACTTTGATCTTAGCCAAAAGGCCGAGAAGCGATAACACTACAAACTCGTTCGGAGAGGGTCATTGAATcaggaaaaatcttaacaccgcgatgTACGATTTCCACTGGAGTAGCGCAGCGACATCTAGCGGCAAATTGGGTAAACCACTTCCACTGGCGTTCCAATCAATTATGCATCTTATATTAAGAAACAGGTATAAAATCAAATTCACTAACCGCTAGCTTATCCGTGTCGTTCCTTAGTACGCGCTCTAGGTAGAGCTGCTTTATCTCACGTTCTAGTCTCGAGGGGAGACCGGGGTACATAGTTGAGCCTCCGGACAAAACGATGTGCTTGTACAACTCGTTGCGCATGTCTATGTCTGCCgcctgcaatttttttttaatttattgaataagcAAATAAAAGTTACAATATATTATAAGACCGATCGTAGGAAAAACCTTGAGGTTTGTATGCCAATATGGAGTTCAgacaatttttgaatttttttcaacATCTCATAATCTAATAATAAAAAGGATTATTAGTATATAAAACACAAGTCGTTAGATTAGAATAAGTGAGTGTTCAAAATATAAACACTTTAATAGTTATAATTAGGTTTGTTGCCttagatttaaatattaataacctttggtatgcttaggagcagatctgcaccatatatattcaaccaaattctacttaaacatgaagatgtcatggttgctaaataaatgtcaatttttttttaaattctctaTATAAAAAATCCAAGTATAACTATGGAGTGgagtttattaatatttaggtGTAAGTGGGATACGAGTATGTTTACATTGTTACGATTTACACATGGCTGAACTTCCCGTGTAGTTAATTTTGTGTCGGAACATCGGTTCAACCGGCCTAATTACGAAAACATTCAAATTGTTCATGGGTGCCATAAGTTTGAAGTCATACTACTTGTCACTAGAGGGCGCTAGTAATTAAAACTTGAACATGAATGAGTGTTACTACTCGCCACTAGAGGGCGCTAGTAGTACTAACCTGAATAGTGTTGAAGACGAGCTCGGCGATACCCTGCCCCTCCACGTTGATCAGATGCGGTTGGAACAGCGCCTCGGGTGCTTCGAACCGCTCGCCACCGACTTTGATGACGCGTCCATCTGGTAACTAGACAGAAATCCAAAACTTGCGGAGTCCGGAAGGCTTGAACGATTTTATTATCCCATCGTATCCCAGGCgtagacttttttttttgtatgaaatcgcGTGAGAATTTCCGTGAGAATAAGACAACTTTTCTGCAATAGTCATATGGCGTACGAAGGACTCGAGGGgttaaaaaaagtgccaaaatcaAAGCATTTATTTTACTGGCACTTCAATATCACACATGCAAGCCAAAAACTACAGAGATAGGAGCGTTTCATTAGAGACCCGCTTAAGGACACGGCTAGATTTTTCTAAGAttaatagaattttatttttaagtcagGCCTTAGTACaatataatcaaaataaaaatggcacaCCAGCAGTTTTAGAACTGTAACTTTAGTTAGACGAAGAGCATTTGCAAGCGACACTCGGTACGTTTCTGTAGattagtacaaaaaatattacattgcaAACATGCGTTTGTAGTTTCATATGTTGACcatagatggcgttagtagtcGCTATTTTACGCAACTCTTCTATATAATAACTGAGAATGACGCTTGTAAACATTACTCAGTTTATTATAGGGTCAGTAACTTATTTTAAGTCGAAGATTGATGACTCCTTATCTATCTTCGAAGGACACTAGCGTGCTGTTAAACTAGCTACCAGTTTAAACTCCTCGATGATGAGCGAAATGTCGAGCAATCTTCGATTTAAAATAGGCGAGTggcccgttttaacatatttaatatgtctgtctCACGGAAATTTTGTtactaatatcaacatttttagATAGTTTTTATACTTACAACATAAGGCTCCACTAGCACAGTGGTCTCCCAAGCCAATCTCTGTTCCTGCTCGATGTTGTAGCCGATGTAGCAAAGCTTCTCTTTCATCATTCGGACTGTCTCGAAGTCGGCAGAGTGGTTGAACGCGTAGCCGCGGAGGAGGAGCAACTGaaattaataagtaaaatattcaaaactcattaccaataaatattaaatgtaattttaaaaaccccTTACTCAttatgccaaataaatgattttattccaaaaatgccttacatcattttggaaaagagctggatactcttcaaactgctggataaATTTTTATCAAGCATACTCGTAAAAGAAAACaacatcgaaatcggtccatccatTTGAgcgctacgatgccacagacagacagacattgacGTCTAACATATCCCTCTTTTGGCCTCGCGGAAAACGGTATTTTACGGAACCTGCTCCAAACAAGAATAAGAAGGGAAAGTTTAAAACGGGATATTTCGCAAATTCGACATTTTGTAAGACCTCATGAGATAAGGCCATTGAAATGGACAACCACATGGATATCAGAAACACGAGTCATTATAAGGACGACCCCAACTAGCGTCTTTGGAGCggcggcgtctagtcagcgctatgaaaAATGGCGTCGCGGCGCATTGCGCCAACGTCGCATCGAGCAGTTACGATACAGTtggctagacgccgacgctcgggaggtGCTACTTACTACTTAACTTAAGTATACGTATACCTTATACATCAAGAAGTATATTCCAATATTTGAAGTGTTCCTACAGTTTCTCCAGGAACCCGAGATCGGATCCCGATTCCCTGACTAGATAGCATGTGccatataaataagtttttgacataAATTTCATTTCTGGAACAAgcttatcgctgactgtacttttcttatcaCAGGCAACCAATACTCaaagacaattttaaaaaccccacATATACTTGGGTTGCGTTGCTTCAtaacagagttcctatggtcatcttctgtctccatcatcagatcagctcgttggtaccataatatttcattgtcattcgacttacatatgtatgcatattttcagctcaatcgagaatcgggaagtgggtcaaatttagctccCAAGATTTGAcctttcttctttcttctttgtCCTGCTATCTGGGGAAGGGTCTTCCCGTACATTTGCGCCAAAGAATTCAATTTTTGGTTGTCTGTAGGTTGATATTCTGCTTCTGGATCTCTCTCTCGCAATTGAAATAAAAGCTTGACAACAAGGATTACCTTGATGAGATACCTGGTGATGTCCCTGCCGGCGATGTCGAGGCGCCTGGTGAGGTGCGGCAGCGCGAACTCCTCGTACACCGGGCAGATGTGCGTGACGCCGTCGCCCGAGTCCACCACCACGCCGGAGATCAGCCCCTGCGCGTACAGCGTC
This genomic stretch from Cydia pomonella isolate Wapato2018A chromosome 24, ilCydPomo1, whole genome shotgun sequence harbors:
- the LOC133530955 gene encoding actin-related protein 2 isoform X2, with amino-acid sequence MDDQGRKVIVCDNGTGFVKCGYAGSNFPAFIFPSMVGRPIIRAENKIGDIDVKDLMVGDEASQLRSMLEVSYPMENGVVRNWEDMCHVWDYTFGPSKMNVEPADTKILLTEPPMNPTKNREKMIEVMFEKYGFDSAYIAIQAVLTLYAQGLISGVVVDSGDGVTHICPVYEEFALPHLTRRLDIAGRDITRYLIKLLLLRGYAFNHSADFETVRMMKEKLCYIGYNIEQEQRLAWETTVLVEPYVLPDGRVIKVGGERFEAPEALFQPHLINVEGQGIAELVFNTIQAADIDMRNELYKHIVLSGGSTMYPGLPSRLEREIKQLYLERVLRNDTDKLAKFKIRIEDPPRRKDMVFIGGAVLAEVCKNRDNFWLSRAEYQEQGLACLRKLGPRAS
- the LOC133530955 gene encoding actin-related protein 2 isoform X1 — its product is MDDQGRKVIVCDNGTGFVKCGYAGSNFPAFIFPSMVGRPIIRAENKIGDIDVKTFDPEVVQDLMVGDEASQLRSMLEVSYPMENGVVRNWEDMCHVWDYTFGPSKMNVEPADTKILLTEPPMNPTKNREKMIEVMFEKYGFDSAYIAIQAVLTLYAQGLISGVVVDSGDGVTHICPVYEEFALPHLTRRLDIAGRDITRYLIKLLLLRGYAFNHSADFETVRMMKEKLCYIGYNIEQEQRLAWETTVLVEPYVLPDGRVIKVGGERFEAPEALFQPHLINVEGQGIAELVFNTIQAADIDMRNELYKHIVLSGGSTMYPGLPSRLEREIKQLYLERVLRNDTDKLAKFKIRIEDPPRRKDMVFIGGAVLAEVCKNRDNFWLSRAEYQEQGLACLRKLGPRAS